Proteins encoded within one genomic window of Mycolicibacterium aubagnense:
- a CDS encoding Dyp-type peroxidase, with product MTTPTADQAEPGKGRISRRNLLYGGLFVGGAAVGAAGAVTAGAAVKPVGPSASDTEPFYGRHQGGIVTDTQQHTVIAAFDLNTDKRDHVVEVLRRWSELAAELTRGESATIPIYDPPDAVNAYANTTGKATTSDSLDTWQTGPNRLTVTIGFGRTLFLRNGIDRFGLRSRLPEQLVELPHFPGDQLAAEQSDGDLLLHACGDDLQVVFHAIRSIARISPDIATLRWTQIGYSPSNAAGTPRNLMGFKDGTLNSNAHPPADLNATLWAGNDGQDWMRDGSYLVYRRIRITLEHWDRLPVAAQEQVVGRQKVSGAPLGGQDEFDELRLDARNAAGALHIPETSHVRLAAPETNNGAIIIRRAFSYNNGTTPFTERWPPWRQALEYDAGLLFLGYQRDPRTAFVPINSRLALNDALTQFTTHTASAVFALPSGAAGPGHWVGEELFGPS from the coding sequence GTGACTACTCCGACTGCCGATCAGGCGGAGCCCGGTAAAGGCCGCATCTCGCGGCGGAACCTGCTGTACGGCGGCCTGTTCGTCGGCGGTGCGGCGGTCGGAGCTGCGGGCGCAGTCACCGCCGGAGCCGCCGTCAAACCCGTCGGGCCATCGGCGTCGGATACCGAACCGTTTTACGGCCGGCATCAAGGTGGCATCGTCACCGACACTCAACAGCACACCGTCATCGCGGCGTTCGACCTGAACACCGACAAGCGTGACCATGTGGTGGAGGTGCTCCGGCGCTGGAGCGAGCTGGCCGCGGAACTAACCCGCGGGGAGTCGGCGACCATCCCGATCTATGACCCGCCAGACGCCGTGAACGCCTACGCCAACACTACGGGTAAGGCCACCACGTCCGACTCGCTGGATACCTGGCAGACGGGTCCGAACCGCCTCACCGTGACGATCGGATTCGGTCGCACCCTGTTCCTGCGCAACGGTATCGATCGCTTCGGACTGCGCTCGCGGTTGCCCGAACAGCTGGTCGAGTTGCCGCACTTCCCGGGCGACCAGCTGGCCGCCGAGCAGAGCGATGGCGACCTGCTGCTGCACGCGTGTGGCGACGACCTGCAGGTGGTGTTCCACGCCATCCGGTCGATTGCCCGGATTTCGCCCGACATTGCGACCCTGCGCTGGACTCAGATCGGCTACTCGCCCAGCAATGCGGCCGGTACACCGCGAAACCTGATGGGGTTCAAGGACGGAACGCTGAACTCCAACGCGCATCCACCAGCGGACCTGAACGCCACCCTGTGGGCCGGCAACGACGGACAGGACTGGATGCGCGACGGCAGCTATCTGGTGTACCGCCGGATCCGGATCACCCTGGAGCACTGGGACCGACTTCCCGTCGCGGCTCAGGAACAGGTGGTGGGACGGCAGAAGGTGTCCGGCGCGCCGCTGGGCGGGCAGGACGAGTTCGATGAACTGCGGCTCGACGCGCGGAATGCCGCTGGTGCGCTGCACATTCCGGAGACGTCGCACGTCAGGCTGGCGGCCCCCGAGACGAACAACGGGGCGATCATCATTCGCCGGGCGTTCTCGTACAACAACGGGACGACGCCGTTCACCGAACGCTGGCCACCGTGGCGACAGGCGTTGGAGTACGACGCCGGGTTGCTGTTCCTCGGGTACCAGAGGGACCCCCGGACAGCTTTCGTTCCGATCAACAGCCGGTTGGCGCTCAATGACGCGCTCACCCAGTTCACCACCCACACCGCCAGCGCCGTCTTCGCACTGCCGTCCGGCGCGGCCGGTCCTGGCCACTGGGTTGGTGAAGAACTGTTCGGACCGTCGTGA
- a CDS encoding ABC transporter permease, translating into MITLGRTRAALPTRGVLALVSMAVVGCVVAPLVVVIIDAHSAGWHEVHGVLFRRRSYELLTNTVELTVLVGIGVAVVGTAIAWCLERLALRWARAWTALLILPMAMPDFVVGFAWHALWPTMQPLLAATLIMTLSGYPLVLLPVSAALRRADPSLEDVARGLGLGPIAVFVRVTFPAIRTAIGGGTLLAALAVISEYGAFEVVRFHTLTTEIFTEFSFDQRAAAALSIPLVLLGFAFIAADGALPRRRTGFTAQARTARIGRPVARRLAVTGFLAIVVAGVVLPVGVLVYWLQQARHTTLPAVADLSTAAWTTFGYSSACGVAVLVLSAPVAYLAVRYPSRLNLLLHNVTFITRAVPGVIIAVSLVYLSVNYLFRLYETGWLVVAGYTIQFFPLGLVCVHAMVTSLPRQFGEVARSLGRGPAYVFTRVTIPLIGPGLLAGFCLVFVTAATELTTTLMLAPADSKTLATQFWAFQSESAYSAAAPYALVIIAVAVVPGAMLGLWFDRRPQTGDADAVPGPVAVLELEVAR; encoded by the coding sequence GTGATCACCCTCGGCCGCACCCGCGCAGCTCTGCCGACCAGAGGAGTCCTTGCACTGGTCAGCATGGCGGTGGTCGGCTGCGTGGTCGCGCCGCTCGTGGTGGTGATCATCGATGCCCACTCGGCAGGTTGGCACGAGGTCCATGGTGTGCTGTTCCGGCGGCGGTCGTATGAGCTGCTGACGAACACCGTCGAGCTGACCGTGCTCGTCGGTATCGGCGTGGCGGTGGTGGGCACGGCCATTGCCTGGTGCCTGGAACGGCTGGCCCTGCGCTGGGCGCGGGCGTGGACGGCGCTGCTGATCCTGCCGATGGCGATGCCCGACTTCGTCGTCGGATTCGCCTGGCACGCGCTGTGGCCGACGATGCAGCCGCTGTTGGCGGCCACCTTGATCATGACGTTGTCGGGGTATCCGCTGGTGCTGCTGCCGGTTTCGGCGGCACTTCGGCGCGCCGACCCCAGCCTGGAAGACGTGGCCCGCGGACTGGGTCTCGGGCCGATCGCAGTGTTCGTGCGCGTGACGTTCCCGGCGATCAGGACCGCGATCGGCGGCGGTACCCTGTTGGCCGCGCTGGCCGTCATCTCCGAGTACGGCGCCTTCGAAGTGGTCAGGTTCCACACCCTGACCACCGAAATCTTCACCGAGTTCAGCTTCGATCAGCGCGCAGCCGCAGCACTGTCAATCCCTTTGGTGTTATTGGGGTTTGCGTTCATCGCTGCCGACGGAGCGCTGCCTCGTCGACGTACTGGATTCACCGCACAGGCGCGCACCGCGCGCATTGGTCGCCCGGTGGCCCGGCGACTGGCGGTGACGGGTTTCCTCGCGATAGTCGTCGCCGGGGTCGTGCTGCCGGTCGGTGTGCTGGTCTATTGGCTTCAGCAGGCCCGGCACACCACGTTGCCGGCCGTGGCGGACCTGTCCACTGCGGCCTGGACGACGTTCGGCTACAGCTCGGCGTGCGGCGTGGCCGTACTGGTGCTGTCGGCGCCGGTGGCCTATCTGGCGGTGCGCTATCCGTCCCGCCTGAATCTGTTGTTGCACAACGTCACTTTCATCACCCGCGCGGTGCCGGGCGTGATCATCGCCGTCAGTCTGGTGTATCTGTCCGTCAACTACCTGTTCAGGCTGTACGAGACGGGGTGGCTGGTGGTCGCGGGCTACACCATCCAGTTCTTTCCGCTCGGCCTGGTGTGCGTGCACGCCATGGTGACCTCGCTGCCCCGTCAGTTCGGCGAAGTGGCCAGGTCGTTGGGGAGGGGACCGGCCTATGTATTCACGAGGGTGACGATCCCGCTGATCGGGCCCGGGCTGCTCGCCGGGTTCTGTCTGGTATTCGTCACTGCGGCAACCGAACTGACGACGACGTTGATGCTGGCCCCGGCCGACAGCAAGACTCTCGCCACTCAGTTTTGGGCTTTCCAATCGGAGAGTGCGTACTCGGCCGCCGCCCCCTATGCCCTGGTGATCATCGCGGTGGCGGTGGTGCCGGGCGCGATGCTCGGGTTGTGGTTCGACCGTCGACCGCAGACCGGCGACGCCGATGCGGTACCCGGGCCGGTTGCTGTGCTGGAGTTGGAGGTGGCCCGATGA
- a CDS encoding ABC transporter ATP-binding protein, with the protein MSAVVVQHARKSYGRNPVLDDLDLDVPAGSITAVLGASGSGKTTLLRSIAGFERLDAGTIAIGGQVVDDGANWTHAQHRGVGYVPQDGGLFPHLRVRANIAFGLRRRDVARVAELVDMLGLVGLESRFPHQLSGGQRQRVALARALAPRPSLVLLDEPFASLDAELRIHLRQYVAQVLRDVGATAIMVTHDRDEAFTMADQIAVLCNGRIAGVGSPRQLYNAPPDEHVARFLGAANLLPGKVVAGELHCAVPIYDRLGFEDGAYTVLLRPEHLSVALDAAEGAEARVAAVTYRGATIALTLRMDGEPTAELVAEVSGDIDIAVGQRVWVSASRCDVAWPLS; encoded by the coding sequence ATGAGCGCCGTCGTCGTGCAGCACGCGCGAAAGTCCTACGGCCGCAACCCTGTTCTCGATGATCTGGACCTTGATGTCCCGGCCGGCTCGATCACTGCGGTGCTCGGTGCGTCAGGCAGTGGGAAGACCACACTCCTGCGCAGCATTGCCGGGTTCGAACGCCTCGACGCGGGCACCATCGCCATCGGCGGTCAGGTGGTCGACGACGGAGCCAACTGGACGCACGCCCAGCACCGCGGCGTCGGCTACGTGCCGCAGGACGGCGGGCTGTTCCCGCACCTGCGGGTCCGGGCCAACATCGCGTTCGGCCTGCGGCGCCGGGATGTGGCCCGGGTTGCCGAGCTGGTCGACATGTTGGGTCTGGTTGGTCTGGAAAGCCGTTTCCCGCACCAACTTTCGGGTGGTCAGCGACAGCGGGTGGCGTTGGCGCGGGCGCTCGCGCCGCGGCCTTCATTGGTTCTGCTCGATGAGCCGTTCGCTTCTCTGGATGCCGAGCTGCGGATACACCTGCGCCAGTATGTGGCACAGGTGTTGCGCGACGTCGGAGCCACCGCGATCATGGTGACGCACGACCGGGATGAGGCGTTCACCATGGCGGATCAGATAGCCGTGCTGTGCAACGGACGAATCGCCGGTGTCGGTAGCCCGCGGCAGTTGTACAACGCGCCACCCGACGAACATGTCGCGCGGTTCCTCGGGGCCGCAAACCTGCTGCCGGGTAAGGTGGTCGCGGGCGAATTGCATTGTGCAGTACCGATTTACGACCGGCTAGGGTTCGAGGATGGCGCCTACACGGTGCTGCTGCGACCCGAGCATCTGTCCGTAGCGCTCGACGCGGCAGAGGGTGCCGAGGCGCGCGTCGCTGCCGTCACCTATCGGGGCGCCACGATCGCGCTCACCTTGCGGATGGACGGCGAACCGACGGCGGAACTGGTCGCTGAAGTGTCGGGAGACATCGATATCGCTGTGGGGCAAAGGGTTTGGGTGAGCGCATCGCGCTGCGACGTGGCCTGGCCGCTGAGCTGA
- a CDS encoding NHL repeat-containing protein — MRNVGSAGVPRVRAIKIGAAATSVLTGLLLTGCGHDASPAGPAGLETKDAQALNASQFSDAGTAARTTLAPQPGSFLAGKKSVTTIASTTPDNGDVNPYAVWPVTANVGTLHAGDVLVDNFNNKSNNQGTGTTIVDIHPDKSLTVFATLPQNLAGCPGGVGLTTAMAVLKDGWVLVGSLPTTDGKLGTAGAGCLVELNPAGQVAGAIAGDFLNGPWASAVDDHGDTATLFVTNTLNGVKDAGGKPVNQGNVVRIGLSQTPTKAPTVTSHTVVADSFLEKEDASALVKGPTGLVLDPAGNLYVGDNLGNRVAVVRNALVRPDSAKTGDTLSSDGQLANPLGLDRAPNGDILVANATNGKIVEITPAGKQVGEYYANQDVAQDPPGNGNLFGIAVNQTHDGIYFVNDDTNTLSLLHG; from the coding sequence GTGAGGAACGTGGGATCGGCCGGCGTGCCGCGGGTACGGGCGATCAAGATCGGGGCAGCGGCGACGAGCGTCCTGACCGGCTTGTTGCTCACCGGATGCGGCCACGATGCCTCGCCTGCCGGCCCGGCCGGGTTGGAAACCAAAGACGCGCAAGCGCTCAACGCCTCGCAGTTCTCCGACGCCGGTACCGCAGCCCGCACCACGTTGGCTCCGCAGCCGGGGTCGTTCCTGGCTGGAAAGAAGTCGGTGACCACCATCGCCTCGACCACTCCCGACAACGGCGACGTCAACCCCTACGCCGTCTGGCCGGTGACCGCGAATGTCGGCACCCTGCATGCCGGTGACGTCCTGGTCGACAACTTCAACAACAAGTCCAACAACCAGGGCACCGGCACCACCATCGTCGACATCCACCCGGACAAGTCGCTGACCGTCTTCGCGACGCTGCCGCAGAACCTGGCGGGCTGCCCGGGCGGTGTCGGGCTGACCACGGCGATGGCAGTGCTCAAGGATGGTTGGGTGCTGGTCGGAAGCCTGCCCACCACCGACGGCAAACTTGGCACCGCCGGCGCCGGCTGCCTGGTCGAGCTGAACCCCGCGGGCCAGGTCGCCGGCGCCATCGCCGGTGACTTCCTGAATGGTCCGTGGGCGTCCGCCGTCGACGATCATGGCGACACGGCCACCCTGTTCGTCACCAACACGCTGAACGGGGTCAAGGACGCCGGCGGCAAGCCTGTCAACCAGGGCAACGTCGTCCGGATCGGGTTGAGCCAGACCCCGACGAAGGCGCCGACCGTGACCAGCCACACCGTCGTCGCCGATTCCTTCCTGGAGAAGGAGGACGCTTCGGCGCTGGTGAAGGGCCCGACCGGGCTGGTGCTCGATCCGGCCGGGAACCTGTACGTCGGCGACAACCTCGGAAACCGGGTCGCGGTGGTGCGGAACGCCTTGGTCCGGCCGGATTCGGCCAAGACCGGCGACACCCTCAGTAGCGACGGGCAGCTGGCCAACCCGTTGGGCCTGGACCGGGCGCCGAACGGGGACATCCTGGTGGCCAACGCGACCAACGGCAAGATCGTCGAAATCACCCCTGCCGGCAAGCAGGTCGGTGAGTACTACGCCAACCAGGACGTCGCCCAGGACCCGCCCGGCAACGGAAACCTGTTCGGCATCGCGGTGAACCAGACCCACGATGGCATCTACTTCGTCAACGACGACACCAACACCTTGTCGCTGCTGCACGGCTAA
- a CDS encoding extracellular solute-binding protein — protein sequence MFITNGTSRRLRHLAASGAALVALTALSAGCGAPSSEHPNQSEQPAAGGELLLYSAQHEQTTKALVTAFTKETGIKVKVVHLDEGAAVAKIEQEGDKSPADLVYTENSPWLAQLDQKGLLAKVEDATLGAVPKADSAASGNWVAVSARMMGITYNPDKVPANQLPHSVLDLAGPQWKDKIELAPSETDFWPVVSSVLHAKGKDATLAWLNGLKANAGANAAVPSNENLAADINQGNAGLGILNSYYFYRLKAEVGVDSVKSQFAYFAPQDPGYVQDISGAAVVKSSKNQAAAQKFLAFLTGKSGQTILATSDSFEYPLAAGVAANAQLPALNTLAPNAFSVADMGTCEDAKTLLQEAQLL from the coding sequence ATGTTCATCACCAATGGCACCAGCCGTCGGCTGCGCCATCTGGCTGCCAGCGGCGCCGCGCTGGTGGCCCTGACGGCCTTGTCGGCCGGCTGTGGCGCACCGTCGTCCGAGCACCCGAACCAGTCGGAGCAGCCCGCTGCCGGTGGTGAATTGCTGTTGTATTCGGCCCAGCACGAGCAGACCACCAAGGCCCTGGTGACGGCCTTCACCAAAGAGACCGGCATCAAGGTCAAGGTGGTGCACCTGGATGAAGGCGCCGCCGTCGCCAAGATCGAGCAGGAGGGCGACAAGTCGCCTGCTGACCTCGTGTACACCGAGAACTCGCCGTGGCTGGCCCAGCTCGATCAGAAGGGCCTGCTGGCCAAGGTCGAAGACGCCACCCTCGGTGCGGTGCCCAAGGCTGACAGCGCCGCCAGCGGCAACTGGGTCGCGGTGTCGGCGCGGATGATGGGAATCACCTACAACCCGGACAAGGTCCCGGCCAATCAACTGCCGCACTCGGTGCTCGATCTGGCGGGGCCGCAGTGGAAGGACAAGATCGAGCTCGCCCCGTCCGAGACCGACTTCTGGCCGGTGGTCAGCTCGGTGCTGCACGCCAAGGGCAAAGACGCGACCTTGGCCTGGCTCAATGGTCTGAAGGCAAACGCCGGGGCCAATGCCGCCGTGCCGTCGAATGAGAACCTGGCGGCGGACATCAATCAGGGCAACGCCGGGTTGGGCATCCTCAACAGCTACTACTTCTACCGGTTGAAGGCCGAAGTCGGAGTGGACTCGGTGAAGTCCCAATTCGCCTATTTCGCCCCGCAGGACCCCGGCTACGTGCAGGACATCTCCGGTGCCGCGGTGGTGAAGTCCAGCAAGAACCAGGCCGCCGCGCAGAAGTTCCTGGCGTTTCTGACCGGTAAGTCCGGCCAGACCATCCTCGCCACCAGTGACAGCTTCGAGTACCCGCTGGCCGCCGGGGTGGCCGCAAACGCGCAGCTTCCTGCGTTGAACACGTTGGCGCCCAACGCATTCAGCGTGGCCGATATGGGCACCTGCGAGGATGCCAAGACGCTGCTGCAGGAGGCGCAGCTGCTGTGA
- a CDS encoding YoaK family protein, translating to MDEQSPDRVVSREAAVGPEARLSWLLSWLAGMIGAVAFLHSAGYFVTFMTGNTERAVLGWFDVAERQKVAGAGPEAALSLMAAFVLGVFVASFLRRKFWQNHPHGATALVTVGLLVATVVEIFEDGWYYADVNFTGILIICFSVGALNTSFVKRGEVAVPLSYVTGTVVKLGQGLERHICGEGTVYDWLGYFALLGSFMIGAAIGGGLADRITGPQLIGSVGLICGATTIVTFFHTDRRHRESAAAQAAE from the coding sequence GTGGATGAGCAGTCGCCCGACAGGGTTGTGAGCAGGGAAGCCGCAGTCGGGCCGGAGGCACGGCTGTCGTGGCTGTTGTCGTGGTTGGCAGGCATGATCGGCGCGGTCGCGTTCTTGCACAGCGCCGGCTACTTCGTCACCTTCATGACGGGCAACACCGAACGCGCCGTGCTCGGCTGGTTCGACGTTGCCGAACGCCAGAAGGTGGCCGGTGCCGGGCCGGAGGCAGCGCTGTCGTTGATGGCTGCGTTCGTGCTGGGCGTGTTCGTCGCGTCGTTCCTGCGGCGCAAGTTCTGGCAGAACCATCCACACGGCGCCACCGCGTTGGTCACTGTCGGGTTGTTGGTGGCGACGGTCGTCGAAATCTTCGAGGACGGCTGGTACTACGCGGACGTCAACTTCACGGGCATCTTGATCATCTGTTTCTCGGTGGGGGCGCTCAACACCAGTTTCGTCAAGCGCGGTGAAGTGGCGGTGCCGCTCAGCTACGTCACCGGCACGGTGGTCAAGCTGGGGCAAGGCCTGGAGCGGCATATCTGCGGCGAGGGCACCGTGTACGACTGGCTGGGATATTTCGCGCTATTGGGTTCTTTCATGATCGGCGCGGCGATCGGTGGTGGGCTGGCCGACCGGATCACCGGGCCGCAGCTCATCGGGTCGGTCGGATTGATCTGCGGCGCAACGACGATCGTCACGTTCTTCCATACGGACCGGCGGCACCGGGAGTCCGCAGCAGCCCAGGCGGCTGAATGA
- a CDS encoding DUF2631 domain-containing protein, with product MATTEVERSTGVDVEDVPSAEWGWSKMNRGVIQAGGILSALFLLLMLRGNHVGHVEDAWLIGFSILLFTIVIRGWWLRRGGWIR from the coding sequence GTGGCCACCACCGAGGTCGAACGAAGCACCGGCGTCGATGTCGAAGACGTCCCCTCCGCCGAGTGGGGCTGGTCCAAGATGAACCGCGGCGTCATTCAGGCCGGCGGCATCCTGTCTGCCCTCTTCCTGCTGCTGATGCTGCGCGGTAACCACGTCGGCCACGTCGAGGACGCCTGGCTCATCGGGTTCTCCATCCTGCTGTTCACCATCGTGATCCGCGGCTGGTGGCTGCGTCGCGGCGGCTGGATCCGCTAA
- a CDS encoding histidine kinase yields the protein MDLQPYVDGVRLELEIAAAAGGPDAAELAERLGAPLDSALRLALLEALSEAAEHITRELAPASVDVRLRGRDPEFVVTGVSADVDPRDEAGAESVLAGGDAGVPAGDDGGTWRVTLRLPEGLRGGVDAAARRDGLSVNAWLVRAVGAALGGPTPRDRKRGSTVTGWVR from the coding sequence ATGGATCTGCAACCGTACGTCGACGGGGTTCGGCTCGAGTTGGAAATTGCTGCCGCCGCCGGTGGTCCTGATGCCGCCGAACTCGCCGAACGGCTCGGCGCCCCACTCGACTCCGCCCTGCGGCTGGCACTGCTCGAGGCGCTTTCGGAAGCGGCCGAGCACATCACCCGCGAGCTGGCCCCCGCTTCTGTCGATGTGCGACTCCGCGGCCGCGACCCGGAATTCGTCGTGACCGGGGTGTCGGCCGATGTCGATCCGAGGGATGAGGCCGGCGCAGAGTCGGTCCTTGCCGGCGGCGACGCGGGCGTGCCGGCCGGCGATGACGGTGGTACCTGGCGCGTCACTCTCCGGTTGCCCGAGGGGCTGCGCGGCGGTGTGGACGCCGCGGCGCGACGTGACGGGCTGTCGGTCAATGCCTGGCTGGTTCGCGCAGTCGGTGCCGCCCTCGGCGGACCGACGCCACGTGATCGAAAGCGTGGCAGCACCGTCACCGGCTGGGTCCGCTGA
- a CDS encoding DUF4097 family beta strand repeat-containing protein produces the protein MRTFPTPDPITATVELGAGSVRIAAAERADTEVRVTPRDPMRAADVKAAEQAHIDFAGGALTVIVGRKLLSLARGAVNVDIELPSLSRVSVAASSADLEVDGTVADCRFNAASGSAALADVQGNIKAATASGDITARRLLGNATVSTASGNVAIEGLDGNLKFQAASGSAAVGTLRGTVHSRTASGSLTVAGAESGSVSAATASGDVEVGVTQGTAANLDLDSRSGNVHSDLTPTAGPEGDDRRLAVHARTASGDIAIRRATTVPA, from the coding sequence ATGCGAACGTTTCCAACGCCCGACCCCATCACCGCCACCGTTGAACTCGGGGCCGGTTCGGTGCGGATCGCCGCCGCCGAGCGGGCTGACACCGAGGTGCGCGTCACGCCACGCGACCCGATGCGGGCCGCCGACGTCAAGGCGGCCGAGCAGGCACACATCGATTTCGCGGGCGGCGCGCTGACGGTGATCGTCGGCCGGAAACTGCTGTCGCTGGCCCGCGGCGCGGTCAACGTCGACATCGAATTGCCGTCGTTGTCCAGGGTCTCGGTCGCGGCGTCGTCGGCTGATCTGGAGGTCGACGGAACCGTCGCGGACTGCCGATTCAATGCTGCCAGCGGCAGCGCTGCCCTTGCCGATGTACAGGGAAACATCAAGGCCGCCACCGCGTCCGGCGACATCACCGCGCGCCGATTGCTGGGCAACGCCACCGTGTCGACCGCCTCGGGGAACGTGGCGATCGAAGGTCTGGACGGCAATCTCAAGTTTCAGGCCGCCAGCGGCTCGGCCGCCGTCGGGACATTGCGGGGAACTGTGCACAGCCGGACCGCGTCCGGATCGCTGACTGTGGCGGGCGCCGAGTCGGGATCGGTGTCGGCCGCCACCGCGAGTGGCGACGTCGAGGTCGGTGTCACGCAGGGGACTGCCGCGAACCTCGATTTGGACAGCCGGTCCGGGAACGTGCACAGCGACCTGACGCCCACCGCGGGCCCCGAGGGCGACGACCGGCGGTTGGCCGTGCACGCCCGGACCGCCTCGGGGGACATCGCCATCCGGCGCGCCACGACGGTGCCTGCCTGA
- the dxr gene encoding 1-deoxy-D-xylulose-5-phosphate reductoisomerase, which produces MSERLRVLVLGSTGSIGTQALEVIAANPDRFEIVGLAAGGGNAELLARQRAETGVTNIAVADAAAAERIGDVTYAGADAATRLVQETEADVVLNSLVGALGLKPTLAALHSGARLALANKESLVAGGPLVLKAARPGQIVPVDSEHSALAQCLRGGTRDEVARLVLTASGGPFRGWSAAALADVTPEQAGAHPTWSMGPMNTLNSASLVNKGLELIETHLLFGIDYDRIDVVVHPQSIVHSMVTFTDGSTLAQASPPDMKLPIALALGWPARVPGAAPACDWTTASTWEFEPLDDDVFPAVRLAREAGTRGGCLTAVYNAANEEAAEAFLQGRIGFPAIVRTVSDVLGAADQWAAEPSTVDDVLDAQDWARDRARRIIAQEVVPAR; this is translated from the coding sequence GTGAGTGAGCGGCTACGAGTCCTGGTGCTCGGCAGTACCGGGTCGATCGGCACCCAGGCCCTGGAGGTGATCGCCGCCAACCCCGACCGGTTCGAGATCGTCGGTCTGGCGGCCGGCGGCGGCAATGCCGAACTGCTGGCCCGGCAGCGCGCCGAAACCGGCGTCACCAACATCGCGGTGGCCGACGCGGCTGCGGCCGAGCGCATCGGCGACGTCACCTACGCGGGCGCCGACGCAGCCACCCGGCTGGTCCAGGAGACCGAGGCGGACGTCGTCCTGAACTCGCTGGTCGGTGCGCTCGGCTTGAAGCCGACGCTGGCCGCGTTGCACTCGGGTGCTCGGCTGGCGCTGGCGAACAAGGAATCGCTGGTCGCCGGTGGGCCGCTGGTGCTCAAGGCAGCGCGGCCCGGGCAGATCGTGCCCGTGGACTCCGAGCATTCGGCGCTGGCCCAGTGCCTGCGGGGCGGTACGCGTGACGAAGTGGCCAGGCTGGTGCTCACCGCCTCGGGCGGGCCGTTCCGGGGCTGGTCGGCTGCCGCACTGGCGGACGTCACGCCCGAGCAGGCCGGTGCCCACCCGACGTGGTCGATGGGGCCGATGAACACCCTCAACTCGGCATCACTGGTCAACAAGGGGCTGGAGCTCATCGAGACCCACCTGTTGTTCGGCATCGATTACGACCGCATCGACGTCGTCGTGCACCCGCAGTCCATCGTGCATTCGATGGTCACGTTCACCGACGGCTCGACGCTGGCACAGGCCAGCCCGCCCGACATGAAACTGCCCATCGCGCTCGCACTGGGCTGGCCGGCGCGTGTCCCGGGCGCGGCGCCGGCCTGCGACTGGACCACGGCGTCGACCTGGGAGTTCGAGCCGCTGGATGACGACGTCTTCCCGGCGGTCCGGCTGGCCCGTGAGGCCGGGACCCGGGGTGGTTGCCTGACCGCCGTCTACAACGCCGCCAACGAGGAGGCCGCGGAAGCCTTCCTGCAGGGACGTATCGGCTTCCCGGCGATCGTGCGGACGGTGTCCGACGTGCTGGGCGCTGCGGATCAATGGGCCGCCGAACCCAGTACCGTGGATGACGTACTTGATGCGCAGGATTGGGCCCGGGACCGGGCACGGCGCATCATCGCACAGGAGGTTGTGCCCGCCCGATGA